From a single Opitutaceae bacterium genomic region:
- a CDS encoding phytanoyl-CoA dioxygenase family protein, with the protein MSTATLNPPLKSRLDQSQIDTFHEQGFLRIGKILTDEEILFYQKEYDAEFARAWETDSLRNLSIDNGSDVETKKSASKQMLQIMQMCERNIHFRKLIYDARILDLMADLMGPNIQLFHDQALFKPAQVGGPVSWHQDNAYWKCRPANLISCWLTFDDVVRENGAMQLIPGSHLKPVWHEQNASTNALLDLKGVDESKAVVVDLPAGGCLFHHCQTLHYTQPNTTDHQRRALAIHFMPPGTTSEHRTGIIPVDFSHPLLRCRTN; encoded by the coding sequence ATGTCCACCGCAACACTCAATCCTCCCCTAAAATCGCGTCTCGACCAATCCCAGATCGACACCTTTCACGAACAGGGATTCCTCAGGATCGGAAAGATCCTGACCGACGAGGAAATCCTCTTCTATCAGAAGGAATACGATGCAGAGTTCGCGAGAGCCTGGGAAACCGACAGCCTGCGCAATCTCTCGATCGACAACGGTTCAGATGTCGAAACAAAGAAGAGCGCCTCAAAGCAGATGCTGCAGATCATGCAGATGTGCGAGCGCAACATTCACTTCCGCAAGCTGATCTACGACGCCCGCATCCTCGACCTCATGGCCGACCTGATGGGGCCCAATATCCAGCTGTTTCACGATCAGGCTCTTTTCAAACCGGCCCAGGTCGGCGGCCCGGTCAGCTGGCACCAGGACAACGCCTATTGGAAATGCCGCCCCGCCAATCTGATCTCCTGCTGGCTCACCTTCGACGATGTCGTCCGGGAGAATGGAGCCATGCAGTTGATCCCGGGCAGCCACCTCAAACCGGTCTGGCATGAACAGAATGCTTCGACTAACGCCCTCCTGGATCTGAAAGGGGTCGATGAGTCCAAGGCGGTGGTGGTCGACCTCCCCGCCGGTGGATGCCTTTTCCACCACTGCCAGACCCTCCACTACACTCAGCCCAACACTACCGACCATCAGCGCCGGGCCCTCGCCATCCACTTCATGCCTCCGGGAACCACGAGCGAACACCGCACGGGGATCATTCCGGTGGACTTCAGTCACCCGCTCCTTCGCTGCCGGACCAACTGA